In Gemmata obscuriglobus, a single genomic region encodes these proteins:
- a CDS encoding LamG domain-containing protein → MSIEFACPTCSGTLRVDDESAGRSIRCGACLTTLRVPDAAAANAAADGFPEPSAAAPSPDDPFGGTPEPLAAVPVSRPRARARTDRDREPDRDPDRPRRRRRPPPPPGRGPLFWLALVAGLGALLVSLCCGGLYVAVPGAKWRDHRSDNGGFKVELPAAPRKDMDQIAGNNPDPNMTTEGTILFRALEEYAIVYGNISPQERQLLSDKDRIDAAVQAMKTSGEVRSIVSQKEITVNGFPGREVEFSGQGGGHYGVRVVIAESRVYVLVAGGKLTQPGNANVRRFLDSFEITDPALKVAGQKRIDAERARVTAAERARAEVERATRAREQQDARNASLAAARETLAVAEGEQREVFLAIEAAARRQRDIGAAGELSTETTIDLGEVAQRAAIEALKAVRTGAEGAAAAALAIGERERRFAAFVAGPGRYTGRPPELPAEPALRLTFDGTAEQRVTAAPDGKRFPVPAGAAFAEGPSGTALYLPPGTRADLIALPPVGKLTRGSALTVSAWVKTTAPDIEVFRFGCQGKARWDTLSVRVTGTLTYVQEIDGLPERFAKLTAPSIADGRWHHVAVTREEVAAPRRGEQTTFYVDGKQVGRSVGAGGPDRTAAFCPLALGIPPVKRPVVPGGIVGPGGPPVPGSVIVLDDVQNFAVDEVCVFAEALSESAVRKLAGVPSLPVAPAPRPAGK, encoded by the coding sequence ATGTCGATCGAGTTCGCCTGCCCGACTTGTAGCGGCACGCTGCGCGTGGACGACGAATCCGCCGGCCGGTCGATCCGGTGCGGCGCGTGCTTGACCACGCTCCGGGTGCCGGACGCGGCGGCCGCGAATGCGGCGGCGGACGGGTTCCCGGAGCCCTCTGCGGCGGCCCCGAGTCCGGACGACCCGTTCGGGGGAACTCCGGAACCGCTGGCGGCGGTGCCGGTGTCCCGCCCTCGCGCCCGCGCCCGCACCGACCGCGACCGTGAACCGGATCGGGACCCCGACCGCCCGCGCCGTCGGCGCCGGCCGCCGCCCCCGCCCGGGCGCGGCCCGCTGTTTTGGCTGGCCCTCGTGGCCGGGTTGGGCGCGTTACTGGTTTCCCTGTGCTGCGGCGGGCTGTACGTCGCGGTCCCGGGGGCGAAGTGGCGCGACCACCGGTCCGACAACGGCGGGTTCAAGGTGGAACTGCCGGCCGCGCCCCGCAAGGACATGGACCAGATCGCCGGGAACAACCCCGATCCGAACATGACCACGGAGGGCACCATCCTGTTCCGGGCGCTCGAGGAGTACGCGATCGTCTACGGCAACATCTCCCCGCAAGAGCGCCAACTGCTGAGCGACAAGGACCGCATCGACGCGGCGGTCCAGGCGATGAAGACCAGCGGCGAGGTGCGGTCGATCGTGAGCCAGAAGGAGATCACGGTGAACGGGTTCCCGGGCCGCGAGGTGGAGTTCAGCGGCCAGGGCGGGGGGCACTACGGGGTTCGCGTCGTCATCGCGGAGAGCCGGGTGTACGTGCTGGTGGCCGGGGGCAAGTTGACCCAGCCGGGCAACGCGAACGTGCGCCGGTTCCTGGACTCGTTCGAGATCACCGACCCGGCGCTGAAAGTGGCGGGGCAGAAGCGGATCGACGCCGAACGGGCGCGTGTGACCGCCGCCGAGCGCGCGCGCGCCGAGGTCGAACGAGCGACTCGGGCACGCGAGCAGCAGGACGCACGGAACGCGAGCCTGGCGGCGGCTCGCGAAACGCTTGCAGTGGCCGAGGGAGAGCAGCGCGAGGTGTTCCTTGCGATCGAGGCCGCCGCCCGTCGGCAGCGCGACATCGGCGCCGCTGGCGAACTGAGTACCGAAACCACCATCGACCTGGGAGAGGTGGCCCAGCGGGCGGCGATCGAGGCCCTCAAGGCCGTTCGGACCGGGGCCGAAGGGGCCGCGGCGGCGGCCCTTGCGATCGGGGAGCGCGAGAGGCGGTTCGCGGCGTTCGTGGCCGGTCCGGGGCGGTACACCGGGCGCCCGCCGGAACTGCCCGCCGAGCCGGCGCTGCGGCTCACGTTCGACGGCACCGCCGAGCAGCGCGTAACCGCCGCGCCGGACGGCAAGCGGTTCCCGGTGCCGGCCGGCGCGGCGTTCGCCGAAGGGCCGAGCGGCACCGCCCTCTACCTGCCCCCCGGCACCCGGGCAGATCTGATCGCGCTGCCCCCGGTCGGGAAGCTCACGCGCGGGTCGGCGCTCACCGTTTCGGCGTGGGTGAAGACCACGGCCCCGGACATTGAGGTGTTCCGGTTCGGGTGCCAGGGCAAAGCCCGCTGGGACACGCTCTCGGTGCGCGTCACCGGGACGCTGACGTACGTGCAAGAGATCGACGGCCTACCGGAGCGGTTCGCCAAACTCACCGCGCCCTCGATCGCGGACGGCCGCTGGCACCACGTCGCGGTCACGCGCGAGGAGGTCGCCGCGCCCCGGCGCGGCGAGCAAACGACCTTTTACGTGGACGGCAAGCAGGTGGGGCGGTCCGTCGGGGCCGGCGGACCGGATCGGACGGCGGCGTTCTGTCCGCTGGCCCTGGGTATTCCACCGGTGAAACGCCCCGTCGTACCGGGTGGGATCGTCGGACCGGGCGGCCCGCCTGTGCCGGGGAGCGTTATCGTTCTCGACGACGTGCAGAACTTCGCGGTTGATGAGGTGTGCGTGTTCGCGGAGGCGCTGAGTGAGTCCGCCGTCCGCAAACTCGCCGGGGTGCCCTCGCTTCCGGTGGCGCCGGCCCCGCGGCCCGCAGGCAAGTGA
- a CDS encoding DUF1553 domain-containing protein yields MRFAALPPVVMLAALVPAVPLPASDAPKPLTPAETEFFEKKIRPVLTQHCAGCHSADAEKNKKLKGSLFVDSRDGLLKGGDSGPSVVAGKPGESLLLKTMKYDGDLQMPPKGKLPDAVIKDFEKWIAMGAPDPRGDSGAPKKQIGLSTEQGRKFWAYKLPAPVAVPDVRTHKAEVRNEIDSFVLAALEKKGLKPAKEADRATLARRLYYDLTGLPPAPEEVDAFVNAKTPDAYEKLVDKLLASPQFGERWGRHWLDIARYAESVTLRGLVFKEAWRYRDYVIDSFNADKPFDQFVREQLAGDLLTATDRAERTRNLIATTFLQLGNTNLEEQDKKQLRMDVVDEQLDVITKGFLAQTVTCARCHDHKFDPIPTKDYYALAGILRNVKALENANVSKWVEVPLPATPEAEAALKRHESAVAALQTKIAAAKAKGGPKVASGVLAVKDVAGVVVDDAQAKKVGAWTASTFNATYIGTGYVHDGNAGKGEKTLTFQPESLPPGKYEVRLAYSGGASRADKVPVHINSADGEKELFVDMKKAPPIEGRYVSLGEFRFEKGGLAYVLVSNEDTKGHVCPDAVVFLPLDKKEQGKDDKPVPKSPSDDVKALEAELKKLQDSGPKRDLVMSVVEEKVIEDTKVHVRGNVHNLGEPAPRGFLSVALHGTPPSVPTAQSGRKELAEWIASRDNPLTARVYANRAWHWLLGAGLVRTVDNFGVTGEVPSNPELLDHLAAKFQGTWSVKELVRYIVLSRTYRQSTTGDEATAAADPENRLYGRANRRRLEAEAIRDTVLAVSGQLDPARGGQTFPSSLAADYAFKSNSLRRSVYLPQFRNAFPEMLEAFDAADPSTVTGQRNTGTVAPQALFMMNHPFVLEQSKAAAARLLGEPHADDTARAARAYRLALGRVPTDGEREVALRFLKGKSDKDAWAAVFHALFASAEFRYVN; encoded by the coding sequence ATGCGATTCGCTGCTCTCCCTCCAGTCGTGATGCTCGCGGCGCTGGTTCCCGCCGTGCCGCTCCCTGCGTCCGACGCGCCGAAACCACTCACGCCGGCCGAAACCGAGTTCTTCGAGAAGAAGATCCGGCCGGTACTCACCCAGCACTGCGCGGGCTGCCACTCCGCCGATGCCGAGAAGAACAAGAAGCTCAAGGGGAGCCTGTTCGTCGATTCGCGCGACGGGTTGCTCAAAGGCGGCGACAGCGGGCCGTCCGTCGTCGCCGGCAAGCCGGGCGAGAGCCTGCTGCTCAAGACGATGAAGTACGACGGCGACCTCCAGATGCCGCCCAAGGGCAAACTGCCGGACGCCGTCATCAAGGACTTCGAGAAGTGGATCGCGATGGGCGCGCCGGACCCGCGCGGCGACTCGGGCGCACCCAAGAAGCAGATCGGGCTGAGCACCGAACAGGGGCGCAAGTTCTGGGCTTACAAGCTCCCCGCCCCGGTCGCGGTGCCGGACGTGCGGACCCACAAGGCCGAGGTTCGCAACGAGATCGACAGCTTCGTACTGGCCGCGCTCGAAAAGAAAGGGCTCAAGCCCGCCAAAGAAGCCGACCGCGCGACCCTGGCCCGCCGGTTGTACTACGACCTTACCGGGCTGCCACCGGCGCCCGAAGAGGTCGACGCGTTCGTCAACGCGAAGACCCCCGACGCTTACGAAAAGCTGGTCGACAAGCTCCTCGCGTCGCCGCAGTTCGGCGAGCGCTGGGGCCGGCACTGGCTCGACATCGCGCGTTACGCCGAGTCGGTCACCCTCCGCGGGCTCGTGTTCAAGGAGGCCTGGCGCTACCGCGACTACGTCATCGACAGCTTCAACGCCGATAAGCCCTTCGACCAGTTCGTGCGCGAGCAACTCGCGGGTGACCTCCTTACTGCCACCGACCGCGCCGAGCGGACCCGCAACCTGATCGCCACGACGTTCCTACAACTCGGTAACACGAACCTCGAAGAGCAGGACAAGAAGCAACTCCGCATGGACGTGGTGGACGAGCAACTCGATGTCATTACAAAGGGGTTCCTGGCGCAGACCGTCACCTGCGCGCGGTGCCACGACCACAAGTTCGACCCGATTCCCACCAAGGACTACTACGCCCTCGCCGGCATCCTCCGCAACGTCAAGGCACTGGAAAACGCCAACGTGTCGAAATGGGTGGAGGTGCCGCTGCCCGCCACGCCAGAGGCCGAAGCCGCGCTGAAGAGGCACGAGAGCGCCGTCGCCGCGCTCCAGACCAAGATCGCCGCCGCAAAAGCGAAGGGCGGTCCGAAGGTCGCGAGCGGCGTGCTGGCGGTCAAAGACGTGGCCGGGGTCGTGGTGGACGACGCGCAGGCCAAGAAGGTCGGCGCGTGGACCGCTTCGACGTTCAACGCCACCTATATCGGCACCGGGTACGTTCACGACGGCAACGCCGGCAAGGGCGAGAAGACGCTGACGTTCCAGCCCGAGAGCCTGCCGCCGGGCAAGTACGAGGTGCGGCTCGCCTACTCCGGCGGGGCGAGCCGCGCCGACAAGGTGCCCGTCCACATCAACAGCGCGGACGGCGAAAAAGAGCTGTTCGTGGACATGAAGAAGGCGCCGCCGATCGAAGGCCGGTACGTCTCGCTCGGCGAGTTCCGGTTCGAGAAGGGCGGCTTGGCCTACGTCCTCGTGTCGAACGAGGACACGAAGGGGCACGTTTGCCCGGACGCGGTCGTGTTTCTGCCGCTCGACAAGAAGGAGCAGGGGAAGGACGACAAGCCGGTCCCGAAGAGCCCTTCCGACGACGTGAAGGCGCTCGAAGCCGAACTGAAGAAGCTCCAGGACAGTGGCCCGAAGCGCGATCTGGTGATGTCGGTGGTTGAAGAGAAGGTGATCGAGGACACGAAGGTTCACGTTCGCGGTAACGTCCACAACCTCGGCGAGCCGGCGCCGCGCGGGTTCCTCTCGGTGGCCCTGCACGGCACCCCGCCGAGCGTTCCGACGGCCCAGAGCGGGCGCAAAGAACTCGCCGAGTGGATCGCCTCAAGGGACAACCCGCTCACGGCGCGCGTCTACGCGAACCGGGCGTGGCACTGGCTGCTCGGCGCGGGGCTCGTGCGCACCGTAGACAACTTCGGCGTGACGGGTGAAGTGCCGTCGAACCCGGAACTGCTCGACCACCTCGCAGCCAAGTTCCAGGGCACGTGGAGCGTCAAGGAGTTGGTGCGGTACATCGTGCTGAGCCGCACGTACCGCCAGAGTACGACCGGTGACGAGGCTACCGCCGCCGCTGACCCGGAGAACCGCCTGTACGGCCGGGCGAACCGGCGGCGACTCGAAGCCGAAGCGATCCGGGATACCGTTCTGGCGGTGAGCGGCCAACTCGACCCGGCGCGCGGCGGGCAAACGTTCCCGTCTTCGCTCGCGGCGGACTACGCGTTCAAATCGAACTCGCTGCGCCGCAGCGTGTACCTCCCGCAGTTCCGCAACGCGTTCCCCGAGATGCTCGAAGCGTTCGACGCCGCCGACCCGAGTACGGTGACGGGCCAGCGCAACACCGGGACCGTCGCCCCGCAAGCGCTGTTCATGATGAACCACCCGTTCGTACTGGAACAGTCGAAGGCCGCCGCGGCGCGGCTCCTCGGCGAACCACACGCGGACGACACCGCCCGCGCCGCCCGCGCGTACCGGCTCGCGCTGGGGCGCGTCCCGACCGACGGCGAGCGTGAGGTCGCGCTGCGGTTCCTCAAGGGCAAATCCGATAAGGACGCCTGGGCCGCCGTGTTCCACGCGCTGTTTGCGTCCGCCGAGTTCCGCTACGTGAATTAA
- a CDS encoding DUF1501 domain-containing protein translates to MLPTFSRREWLSRTGCGFGAMALAGLAAQESRAAAPVINPLAPKAGHHPARAKRVIFLFMQGGVSHVDSYDYKPALDKEDGKQIKFDDARVIANTGMRGSTQRVMKPLWTFAPRGKTGKWASDLFPAVNEVIDDLCFVHSMRTEGVAHGPATLFLHCGSTSFVRPSMGSWVLYGLGSENANLPGFVSIAPSAGNGGARNYGNAFIPAIYQGTPVGRAGAPASEATIRNLVPGLSPTAAEEHFNLLRELNAEQLKQRPGDAELEAVAASYELAWRMQKNAPDVMDISKETKETHKLYGIGAKETDNFGKQCLMARRLSEAGVRFVQVTYGDNSANPAWDQHSNLPKHGDHARAVDRPIAGLLADLKRRGLLEDTIVWWGGEFGRTPYAEKNGTGRDHNPGGFTVWLAGGGFKPGLSFGATDEFGAQAVTDKVHMHDLHATILHQLGLNHEKLTFKYAGRDFRLTDVHGHVVKELLG, encoded by the coding sequence ATGCTGCCGACCTTCTCCCGTCGCGAATGGCTGAGCCGCACCGGCTGCGGCTTCGGCGCGATGGCTCTTGCCGGGCTCGCGGCCCAGGAGTCCCGCGCCGCGGCCCCGGTCATCAACCCACTGGCACCAAAGGCCGGGCACCACCCGGCCCGGGCGAAGCGGGTGATCTTCCTGTTCATGCAGGGCGGGGTGTCGCACGTCGATTCCTACGATTACAAGCCGGCCCTCGATAAGGAGGACGGCAAGCAGATCAAGTTCGACGACGCCCGGGTGATCGCGAACACCGGGATGCGCGGCAGCACGCAGCGGGTGATGAAGCCGCTGTGGACGTTCGCCCCGCGTGGCAAAACCGGGAAGTGGGCGTCCGACCTGTTCCCCGCGGTGAACGAGGTGATCGACGACCTGTGCTTCGTCCACTCGATGCGCACGGAGGGGGTGGCGCACGGGCCGGCAACGCTGTTCCTGCACTGCGGTTCGACGAGCTTCGTGCGCCCGAGCATGGGCTCGTGGGTGCTGTACGGGCTGGGCAGCGAGAACGCGAACCTCCCGGGGTTCGTGAGCATCGCGCCGTCGGCCGGCAACGGCGGCGCGCGAAACTACGGCAACGCGTTCATCCCCGCGATCTACCAGGGCACACCCGTGGGCCGCGCCGGCGCCCCCGCCAGCGAGGCGACGATCCGCAATCTGGTGCCCGGGCTGTCGCCGACCGCGGCCGAAGAACACTTCAACCTGCTGCGCGAACTCAACGCCGAACAACTGAAACAGAGGCCCGGCGACGCCGAACTGGAGGCGGTCGCCGCGTCCTACGAGCTGGCGTGGCGGATGCAGAAGAACGCCCCGGACGTGATGGACATCAGCAAGGAAACGAAGGAGACGCACAAGCTGTACGGGATCGGCGCCAAGGAAACCGACAACTTCGGCAAGCAGTGCCTGATGGCGCGGCGGTTGAGTGAGGCCGGGGTCCGGTTCGTGCAGGTGACCTACGGCGACAACTCGGCGAACCCGGCGTGGGACCAGCACTCGAACCTGCCGAAGCACGGCGATCACGCCCGCGCCGTCGATCGACCGATCGCGGGGTTGCTCGCGGACCTGAAGCGCCGGGGGCTACTCGAGGACACGATCGTGTGGTGGGGCGGGGAGTTCGGGCGGACGCCCTACGCGGAGAAGAACGGCACGGGGCGCGACCACAACCCGGGCGGGTTCACGGTGTGGCTCGCCGGCGGCGGGTTCAAGCCGGGGCTCTCGTTCGGCGCGACCGACGAGTTCGGCGCGCAGGCGGTGACCGACAAGGTCCACATGCACGACCTGCACGCGACGATCCTGCACCAGCTCGGGCTGAACCACGAGAAGCTGACCTTCAAGTACGCCGGCCGCGACTTCCGGCTCACCGACGTTCACGGGCACGTCGTGAAGGAACTGCTGGGGTGA
- a CDS encoding sterol desaturase family protein, with product MTETVFNLLDQIGALPTWSKMLMLAAVMPAAFTLLERLFPAHPAQQVPRRALVLNVTYWFINPLVIQIVSKLVVCLIGLAACAALGWPLDESVLDGFGPLGRQPLWLQTIEILVLADFVDYWTHRWFHVSRAWRFHAIHHSPEHMNWLASARMHPVNDFITRLCQVVPVVLVGLSAKAILIVVPVLVFFVIVLHSNLNWDYGPFRWVIVSPRYHRWHHTRDEEGLDKNFAGMFPLWDLLFGTAHFPKREPVQFGVNHDPPPETLLGQLAYPFRRLAPQHEEPTGHAGSHVPGTAQPPSA from the coding sequence ATGACCGAAACCGTCTTCAACCTGCTGGACCAGATCGGCGCCCTGCCGACCTGGTCGAAAATGCTGATGCTGGCTGCGGTCATGCCCGCGGCCTTCACGCTGCTGGAGCGCCTGTTCCCCGCCCACCCGGCGCAACAAGTGCCGCGGCGCGCGCTGGTGCTGAACGTGACGTACTGGTTCATCAACCCGCTGGTGATTCAGATCGTCTCGAAGCTCGTGGTGTGCCTGATCGGGCTGGCCGCGTGCGCCGCCCTGGGCTGGCCGCTCGACGAAAGTGTCCTCGACGGGTTCGGGCCGCTCGGGCGCCAGCCGCTGTGGCTCCAGACGATCGAGATCCTGGTGCTCGCCGACTTCGTGGACTACTGGACGCACCGCTGGTTCCACGTGTCGCGGGCGTGGCGGTTCCACGCGATCCACCACAGCCCGGAGCACATGAACTGGCTCGCGTCGGCCCGGATGCACCCGGTGAACGACTTCATCACCCGGCTGTGCCAGGTGGTGCCGGTGGTGCTGGTCGGCCTGTCGGCCAAGGCGATCCTGATCGTGGTGCCGGTGCTGGTGTTCTTCGTGATCGTGCTGCACTCGAACCTGAACTGGGACTACGGGCCGTTCCGGTGGGTGATCGTCAGCCCGCGGTACCACCGCTGGCACCACACGCGCGACGAGGAGGGACTGGACAAGAACTTCGCGGGCATGTTCCCGCTCTGGGACCTGCTGTTCGGCACCGCCCACTTCCCGAAACGTGAGCCGGTGCAGTTCGGGGTGAACCACGACCCGCCGCCCGAAACGCTCCTCGGCCAACTCGCGTACCCGTTCCGCCGGCTCGCCCCGCAGCACGAAGAGCCGACCGGGCACGCGGGTTCGCACGTACCGGGAACGGCGCAGCCCCCGTCGGCGTAG
- a CDS encoding RNA polymerase sigma factor produces the protein MSADSADTTRVTLLHRLHQNPADQLSWGEFFRTYSPAIRGWLLHWGLQEADAQDVAQNVLMRLTKKLPQFKYDPSKSFRGWLKTLTHHAWHDFVTEAGYRTRGSGDTSVLDQLQSVEAREDLAARVEATFDRELLEMALVRARERVAENTWLAFKLSALDGVAPQTVADQVGIRVSQVYLAKHRVQKLVQEEIRALEGADGEDEPRRS, from the coding sequence ATGAGCGCCGACTCCGCCGACACGACGCGCGTGACGCTGCTCCACCGGCTCCACCAGAACCCGGCCGACCAGCTCTCGTGGGGCGAGTTCTTTCGCACCTACAGCCCCGCCATCCGCGGGTGGCTGCTGCACTGGGGGCTCCAGGAGGCCGACGCCCAGGACGTGGCGCAGAACGTCCTGATGCGGCTCACGAAGAAGCTCCCGCAGTTCAAGTACGACCCGTCGAAGAGCTTCCGCGGGTGGCTCAAGACGCTGACGCACCACGCCTGGCACGACTTCGTCACGGAGGCCGGGTACCGGACCCGCGGGAGCGGCGACACCAGCGTCCTCGACCAGCTCCAGTCGGTCGAGGCGCGGGAGGACCTCGCCGCCCGGGTCGAAGCGACGTTCGACCGGGAGCTGCTGGAAATGGCACTGGTGCGCGCCCGCGAGCGGGTGGCCGAGAACACCTGGCTGGCGTTCAAGCTGTCGGCGCTGGACGGCGTGGCCCCGCAAACGGTGGCGGACCAGGTCGGCATCCGGGTGTCGCAGGTGTACCTCGCGAAGCACCGGGTGCAGAAGCTCGTTCAGGAAGAGATCCGGGCGCTCGAAGGGGCGGACGGCGAGGACGAGCCCCGCCGCTCGTGA
- a CDS encoding MBL fold metallo-hydrolase — protein sequence MDRWFDGVYLVGRYTWLQTGVWLLAHNGEAAVLEQPPTNMTGTGFGPDPAADVERAAAQLGVRVRFLLCTHTHTDHFSTRTFDSLRQRFPTAEPVFQRGFHKLTGDSPGVRYFDHECELSVGGEPLHLVHAPKHSWTDTVVLFRGAACTGDWELNTLRTVNESVPVPARLQSCERLIGFVRQTGYRVHRVYSVHANDRRECVDFPALIADTRTDRKLW from the coding sequence ATGGACCGCTGGTTCGACGGCGTGTACCTGGTCGGCCGGTACACCTGGCTGCAAACGGGTGTCTGGTTGCTCGCACACAACGGTGAAGCCGCGGTTCTGGAACAACCGCCCACCAACATGACCGGGACCGGGTTCGGGCCGGACCCGGCGGCCGATGTCGAACGCGCGGCGGCTCAACTCGGCGTGCGTGTGCGGTTCCTGCTCTGCACGCACACCCACACCGACCACTTCAGCACCCGCACCTTCGACTCGCTGCGCCAGCGGTTCCCGACCGCCGAACCGGTGTTCCAGCGCGGGTTCCACAAGCTGACCGGCGACAGCCCCGGGGTGCGGTACTTCGACCACGAGTGCGAACTGTCGGTCGGCGGCGAGCCGCTCCACCTCGTCCACGCGCCGAAGCACAGTTGGACCGACACCGTGGTGCTGTTCCGCGGCGCCGCGTGTACCGGCGACTGGGAACTGAACACGCTCCGCACCGTCAACGAGAGCGTCCCGGTGCCGGCGCGGCTACAGTCCTGCGAGCGGCTCATCGGGTTCGTGCGGCAGACGGGATACCGCGTCCACCGCGTGTACTCGGTCCACGCGAACGACCGGCGCGAGTGCGTGGACTTCCCGGCGCTGATTGCCGACACGCGAACCGATCGCAAACTGTGGTGA
- a CDS encoding alpha/beta hydrolase family protein: MSRLTLALVAALGSHAFAPGADTTGTLSVPADPEKTPIAEGYRFQQPYQGTFRLSDRYQLRHSGVTVYDLTFPSPLPSDVTENNTVYAEYFVPSGPGKFPAVVVLDIMQGNQRIARGEATWLAQNGVAALVVVLPHYNQRRAPDSKAKLVSTNIPRTLTGIRQGVMDCRCALAWLAGRDEVDADRLGMVGTSLGSFLTALTSANEPRVKNVCMVLGGGGLVDAYYDHPKGQDVRKALDAVGGKGLVKRLIAPVDPLTYAPRLKDKNLLMIAATNDDVVPAKAATALWEATGKQRIVWLEAGHVSAGLYSMSILRELRGHFQIK, encoded by the coding sequence ATGTCACGCCTCACTCTCGCTCTCGTCGCCGCACTCGGCTCACACGCCTTCGCGCCGGGGGCGGACACCACGGGCACGCTGTCCGTTCCGGCGGACCCGGAGAAGACGCCGATCGCCGAGGGGTACCGCTTCCAGCAGCCGTACCAGGGCACGTTTCGTCTCTCCGACCGCTACCAACTCCGCCACAGCGGCGTCACCGTTTACGACCTCACGTTCCCGTCGCCGCTCCCGTCGGACGTGACCGAGAACAACACCGTTTACGCGGAGTACTTCGTTCCCAGCGGGCCGGGCAAGTTCCCCGCGGTCGTGGTGCTCGACATCATGCAAGGGAACCAGCGCATCGCCCGCGGCGAGGCGACGTGGCTGGCCCAGAACGGCGTCGCGGCGCTCGTGGTGGTCCTCCCGCACTACAACCAGCGCCGCGCCCCGGACAGCAAGGCGAAGCTCGTTTCGACCAACATCCCGCGCACGCTCACGGGCATCCGGCAGGGCGTGATGGACTGCCGGTGCGCGCTCGCGTGGCTCGCGGGGCGCGACGAGGTCGACGCCGACCGGCTCGGGATGGTGGGCACGAGCCTTGGCAGTTTCCTCACCGCCCTTACGTCAGCCAACGAGCCGCGGGTGAAGAACGTGTGCATGGTGCTGGGCGGCGGCGGACTGGTGGACGCGTACTACGACCACCCGAAAGGCCAAGACGTGCGCAAGGCGCTCGACGCGGTCGGCGGGAAGGGCCTCGTGAAGCGGCTCATCGCCCCGGTCGATCCGCTCACCTACGCGCCCCGGCTGAAGGACAAAAACCTCCTCATGATCGCGGCAACGAACGACGACGTGGTTCCGGCGAAGGCCGCGACCGCGCTGTGGGAGGCGACCGGCAAGCAGCGGATCGTGTGGCTCGAAGCCGGGCACGTCAGCGCCGGGCTGTACTCGATGTCGATCCTGCGCGAGTTGCGCGGCCACTTTCAGATCAAATAG